AGAGCGCGCTTTACGCTCAAGATCATTGATACCGTCGATTTTGCTCCAATTTCATTCTTGAAGTCACTTAACGTCAATTTATGCTGATCGATGATAAATCTTAGCATGGCGATACCTGAATCGAGCTTATCAATCGCTTGGTTGAACTCACTAAACTGCTCAGCTTCTTCATACCTTTCAATCACTGGAAACATCAAGTCGATCAATGGCTGATGAGCATCATAATCTTCAATAAGCACTCCCATCGTGGCAATCAGTTCTTGATATTGCTCAGGTGATGATATACCGCTCACCCAAGGCATAACTTGATGCAACTGAGCTGCGGCTTTGTCCAATACAGCTATATCTAACATTGTGTTACCTCTTAAGTTTCTTTTTACGGTATTGCTTTGTAATGCGGTCGTACTCCGCATGGCTCACAATGTTCTTAACGAAGCATTTACCTCCTAAGGTTTTAGTGCTCCCATTTTTAACCGCGGTTAAAAGTAGAGGTCGGACGGTATCAAACCTGGTGGTCCACTGCCGACGTAAGAGCGCGTTCTGTTTAGAAACAGTCACTGCTCATATTGGTTTCTTGATCGCTGGTAGACACTAAATTCATTGCAGGAACTAAAGCCAGCTTCCGTCAGGCAACGTCGACAGTATCCTTGACGACCGTTGCGTAGTAGGTTGTCGTAATTGCCTGAAGAGCAACCATGCTCGGCCACCCCGCAGCGTGCGACCAGTCGCTGTTTTGTAGTGCTCAGGCGTGTATTGACAGGCGCTTCAGGCGTCTCTTCCAACGTAGGGAGTGCTAGCGGTTGCTGGTCTAGTATGCTAGCATGGAATGCCCACAAGAACTGCGCCAAAGCTAGTGTCTTGCCAAACGAATTACTTCGTTCGCCCGCCAGCGACGAGCAAACAGGGCAAAGGTGCTCATCTTTCGTCAGGCGTTTCAGCAAAGTTTGAGCGCTGCAGCATATAGGCGGGTGAGCTAGGACTTGCCCGTTATGCCTTTCAAAACAGCCACAACACAACTGGTAATGATTATCCCTTAGTTCTTGCAGTGTTGCTGTCGGGTAGCGCTGCCGTAGCTGTGCCAGCAACTCCGCTTTCTTGTCGGCATTGGCTTGGGCGTAACTCTCTGTCTGGCAGTCTGCGCACGGGCAACCGGTCGTGTTCTGCGTTAGCCACTGACGCCATTCGACCAACTTCTGTGTCACCCGGTGTTGCTCTCCCCTAGTAGCTGTAAGCCAGTATTCTCCCGCATGGTAGGATAGTCCCAATCGGTTTGGGAAAGGACCTACCTGCCAGCCGCGTTCACTGAGCGCTGTCATCACAGTTTCCGCATGGGCGACAGTCAGATCCCGGCTTAGTGCCCGTGAGGGATGGATTCGCCATCCGCTGCCCAGACAATGTGGGCAACGGAACCCGTGATCATCGACCAGTTGCTGAAGCACTCGAGCTTCGCTTCGACCTCGAAAACTTGCGGCACCACAATCGGGACATTCAAGCCCCTGCTCCGACAGCGCATAAAAACTTATTAACACCTTATCCGGCAGTGCTGCCAGCAATTTTTCACCTAATGCTTCAAGGAGTCGTTGTTGTTTTAGTGCGCGATGGGTGGTCGCTATTTTTTTTGCCACCTCCGTTAGTTGCTCAGAGGTCATCCGGCGGTGCCCAGGGTGGTTGCATTTTGCCCGCCAAATTTGCCCTTTTTGTTTTAGTTGTATAAACACACTGACCGGCTTACGTGTCATAGATGCACCACAGATTGCCCCGTTTGCGATCCATTGACCGTCGACCACCTGATGCGGATAGCAACAGACTAGGCCGGTTTTTTTTGCCGAACCCGGCACGATGGACTCCGGAGCATCAAAGTAATCCGCAAGGTCTGGGTACAGCGCCTGAATACAGTTTTTATCCGTAACAACCTGGTTGGCACAAGCGGGGCAACCTGTGTTTTGCACCGTACGCCTGTAGAGTGACGTCTTCCAGCGATGTCCACAGCCATCTTTGCTGCAGCGCCACGGCAGTGATTGGTCATAAGTCGGCGACAACTCATGCAGTCGCAACGGCGTGCGAGCGATATCTAGCTCACACACCAAGTGCGGAAACTTCGCCGCCGCTGATTCTGCCGCGTCGATGTTGACCATATGGAAGAAGTAGCCTGCGGCGACATCGAATTGATTTAACGCCGACGGTAGGTTCACTGGGCGTGACAGCAATCTGCCAACAAGGAGCAATAACGTCCTCAGGTCTGGAAGGAGTTCGCCAAGGCCATTCGTTTTTCTCAATAATGTGTGCGTGGTGGTTGGCAGCGCATAAAGACCTTGTTCCCGTATCCGAATCACCTGCCAGCCTGCCGCACGCAGCGTTTCGTCTTTTTTTTGATCGCGTATGGCTACTTTCTGTTCTTTGTGATAATGCTTACCATCATATTCGATG
The genomic region above belongs to Ferrimonas lipolytica and contains:
- a CDS encoding helix-turn-helix domain-containing protein, translating into MLDIAVLDKAAAQLHQVMPWVSGISSPEQYQELIATMGVLIEDYDAHQPLIDLMFPVIERYEEAEQFSEFNQAIDKLDSGIAMLRFIIDQHKLTLSDFKNEIGAKSTVSMILSVKRALTINHIKALSARFGVPASLFIG
- a CDS encoding zinc-ribbon domain-containing protein, translated to MSQITTGSNCYYWFNCFFCGERVSLSPNYLCRYGTLKPHRICCKDAKCRSKQRILRDRDSFLVNGKPSFASRFPKLVLEFVRWVEPLHRGLLTLNDVPGDTHKEAWWRCARKHYHVWPARLSNRNRFPHCPFCPGGDRTHIRDSVYTLLKQQHWLGYLATEAHRKAMRIKDGAYITLPFTCRRCGVERHRTYRQFADYSGCTECINSTDTRRETYRAEQGTVADHDWLAKQYCYDQSGLDPSKRNSEPPELVHVGYTKSVHWLCPRGHYTTASPKARYQDGTICGRCSHQQTSRAECLLYLEIQANLPDAEVIHRHRVDGVEIDIAIQWQRIKIAIEYDGKHYHKEQKVAIRDQKKDETLRAAGWQVIRIREQGLYALPTTTHTLLRKTNGLGELLPDLRTLLLLVGRLLSRPVNLPSALNQFDVAAGYFFHMVNIDAAESAAAKFPHLVCELDIARTPLRLHELSPTYDQSLPWRCSKDGCGHRWKTSLYRRTVQNTGCPACANQVVTDKNCIQALYPDLADYFDAPESIVPGSAKKTGLVCCYPHQVVDGQWIANGAICGASMTRKPVSVFIQLKQKGQIWRAKCNHPGHRRMTSEQLTEVAKKIATTHRALKQQRLLEALGEKLLAALPDKVLISFYALSEQGLECPDCGAASFRGRSEARVLQQLVDDHGFRCPHCLGSGWRIHPSRALSRDLTVAHAETVMTALSERGWQVGPFPNRLGLSYHAGEYWLTATRGEQHRVTQKLVEWRQWLTQNTTGCPCADCQTESYAQANADKKAELLAQLRQRYPTATLQELRDNHYQLCCGCFERHNGQVLAHPPICCSAQTLLKRLTKDEHLCPVCSSLAGERSNSFGKTLALAQFLWAFHASILDQQPLALPTLEETPEAPVNTRLSTTKQRLVARCGVAEHGCSSGNYDNLLRNGRQGYCRRCLTEAGFSSCNEFSVYQRSRNQYEQ